In one Lolium rigidum isolate FL_2022 chromosome 3, APGP_CSIRO_Lrig_0.1, whole genome shotgun sequence genomic region, the following are encoded:
- the LOC124698142 gene encoding gamma-interferon-responsive lysosomal thiol protein-like, which translates to MAARPHHFLLLAAFLQLLATTSASTAGDIAATSTKKVRVEVYYESLCPYSARFVVNQLARAFKDGLLDGADVTFVPYGNAKVGASGAMSCQHGSDECLLNTVEACAIDAWPDVNVHFGLIYCIEDMVVNNRRAEWESCFQKQGLDASLVTKCYRSGHGARLALQHGRQTAQLVPPHKFVPWVVVDGKPLYNDYRNFESYVCKAYKGNPPKACQGLGDQYPIIQQVVEPDHGVVGSNSGDIEPCRASDGGAEENNMVLADGDV; encoded by the exons ATGGCCGCCCGTCCTCACCATTTCCTTCTCCTGGCCGCATTCCTCCAGCTGCTTGCCACCACATCGGCGTCGACTGCCGGCGACATAGCAGCGACAAGCACCAAGAAGGTGCGCGTGGAGGTCTACTACGAGTCGCTGTGCCCCTACTCGGCGCGCTTCGTGGTGAACCAGCTTGCCAGAGCGTTCAAGGACGGTCTCCTCGACGGCGCGGACGTCACCTTCGTTCCCTATGGCAacgccaaggtcggcgcgtccggCGCCATGTCCTGTCAG CATGGCTCCGACGAATGCCTTCTGAACACGGTGGAAGCTTGCGCCATCGACGCCTGGCCAGATGTG AATGTGCATTTCGGTTTGATCTACTGTATCGAGGACATGGTGGTGAACAACAGGCGTGCCGAGTGGGAGTCCTGCTTCCAGAAGCAGGGGCTTGACGCTAGCCTTGTCACCAAGTGCTACAGGAGTGGGCATGGCGCCAGG CTCGCGCTCCAGCATGGGAGACAGACTGCTCAGCTTGTGCCTCCACACAAGTTCGTTCCATGGGTCGTGGTTGACGGCAAGCCGCTCTACAAC GATTACCGGAACTTTGAATCTTACGTCTGCAAGGCATACAAGGGCAATCCTCCCAAGGCTTGCCAGGGCCTAGGCGATCAGTATCCAATCATACAACAGGTGGTGGAGCCAGACCACGGCgtagtcggttccaactccggcgaTATCGAGCCCTGTCGTGCttccgatggcggcgccgaagaaAATAACATGGTGCTAGCAGACGGTGATGTTTGA